In Cololabis saira isolate AMF1-May2022 chromosome 10, fColSai1.1, whole genome shotgun sequence, a single window of DNA contains:
- the toe1 gene encoding target of EGR1 protein 1, with protein MASSLMVPVIDIHNGNLKELWPSLVVAIHSSSFIALDTELSGLGNRKALLAESIEDRYKAICHAARSRSILSLGIACYKTLDIKDPDSYMVQVFNLTLLCSEEYIIEPQSVQFLVQHGFDFNKQYSQGIPYWKGNNKGGADDRGVHIRALFIDLLRAKKPLVLHNGLIDMVFLYQSFYAQLPERLTNFTADLSEMFPAGIYDTKYITEFELRLTASYLEYAYKKCKLDNSRSVTAGALGPQFGVEFIRYAGQLSTYVEYRDCPAVASSEEQSDVCQRFSAFGWCPNGTNCQLSHDTDLIVLQDEKCKDDRKKRKRKRQREKKKAKGQAAEDSALLDGAPESKKPNIEVDPEKTPGDTQNTDLVKQTDLDGNDKQDEALSMNTNNEGNGMLEHETEPRETTAASEGGDGSVADGSAETNPQKKKVDGGSHRAGFDAYMTAYIFAYSCALNKKKKEEGAGEAKEEKEQPWLSTCLNKVYLSGKAAPLNVVKSTFCKSSKAHIQKMELVWSGKT; from the exons ATGGCATCTTCTCTGATGGTTCCAGTTATCGACATCCATAATGGCAATCTGAAAGAGCTTTGGCCTAGTTTGGTCGTTGCAATTCATTCTTCGTCCTTCATTGCGCTAGACACG GAGCTGTCTGGTCTGGGGAACAGGAAGGCCTTACTGGCCGA GTCTATAGAGGACAGATATAAGGCCATATGCCATGCTGCTCGCTCCCGCTCCATCCTGTCTTTGGGGATTGCCTGTTACAAGACACTGGACATCAAG GATCCAGACTCATACATGGTCCAGGTGTTTAACCTCACCCTCCTGTGCTCAGAAGAGTATATTATTGAACCCCAGTCAGTCCAGTTCCTGGTGCAGCACGGGTTTGACTTTAACAAGCAATACAGTCAAGGAATTCCTTACTGGAAGGGAAATAATAAG GGAGGAGCAGATGACCGTGGAGTCCACATCCGAGCTTTATTCATTGACCTGCTGCGTGCAAAGAAACCTCTGGTGTTGCACAACGGCCTCATTGACATGGTCTTCCTGTATCAG AGTTTTTATGCTCAACTTCCTGAGCGCCTGACCAACTTCACAGCCGACCTGTCTGAGATGTTTCCCGCCGGCATTTATGACACCAAATACATCACTGAGTTTGAGCTGAGGCTGACTGCTTCCTATCTGGAGTACGCCTACAAGAAATG CAAACTGGATAACAGTCGCAGCGTCACAGCCGGAGCGCTGGGACCTCAGTTTGGTGTAGAGTTCATTCGGTACGCCGGCCAGCTGTCCACCTACGTGGAATATAGAGACTGTCCTGCGGTAGCTTCGTCAGAGGAACAGAGTGACGTCTGCCAGCGCTTCTCT GCTTTTGGCTGGTGTCCAAACGGCACAAATTGTCAGCTTTCCCACGACACAGACCTCATCGTCCTCCAAGACGAGAAATGCAAAGACGACAGGAAGaagagaaagaggaagagacAGAGGGAGAAGAAGAAAGCTAAAGGACAGGCAGCAGAGGACTCCGCCCTCCTAGACGGTGCCCCCGAAAGCAAAAAACCCAACATAGAAGTGGATCCAGAAAAAACACCAGGCGACACACAGAACACAGACCTCGTGAAACAAACGGACCTGGATGGAAACGACAAGCAGGATGAGGCACTGAGTATGAACACTAACAATGAGGGAAATGGGATGTTGGAACATGAAACGGAGCCAAGAGAAACAACAGCTGCAAGTGAAGGTGGAGATGGAAGTGTTGCTGACGGCTCTGCTGAGACAAATccacagaagaagaaggtgGATGGAGGATCACATCGGGCAGGGTTTGATGCCTATATGACAGCATACATCTTTGCCTACTCTTGTGCGCtcaacaagaagaagaaagaggaagggGCTGGAGAAGCAAAGGAGGAGAAAGAGCAGCCGTGGCTTTCTACTTGTCTTAACAAGGTCTATCTCAGCGGAAAGGCGGCTCCTCTGAATGTGGTTAAAAGCACCTTCTGCAAGTCATCCAAGGCCCACATTCAGAAAATGGAATTGGTGTGGAGTGGGAAAACCTAG
- the tmem53 gene encoding transmembrane protein 53 — translation MAADDIDYNIVFPDAGTSERHWPGTKEPVVILLGWAGCRDKHLSKYSSIYNQQGCVTVRYTAPLKTVFISESFGYKELSSTALKLLEILYDYEVENSPVFFHVFSNGGFMLYRYIVELLHKDKQFSSLCVIGAVVDSAPGSGNVRGALRALTATLGPKISPPLKYVLLALFAVSVFLLRVLLYPLTKYVHKNHYDAVRDAPPAWPHFHLYSRADQVIRHRDIELFMETLKKKGVAVDGFDFVSTQHVSHFRDFPQQYTLKCRSFLLACMKDLKGP, via the exons ATGGCAGCCGATGACATTGACTACAATATTGTGTTTCCAGACGCGGGGACGTCAG agAGACACTGGCCGGGCACTAAGGAGCCGGTGGTGATCCTGCTGGGCTGGGCTGGCTGCAGAGACAAGCACCTCTCCAAGTACAGCTCCATCTACAACCAACAG GGATGTGTCACCGTTCGTTACACGGCTCCTCTGAAGACCGTCTTCATCTCGGAGTCGTTTGGCTACAAGGAGCTGAGCAGCACCGCCCTCAAGCTGCTGGAGATCCTCTACGACTACGAGGTGGAGAACAGCCCTGTTTTCTTCCACGTGTTCAGCAACGGCGGCTTCATGCTCTACCGTTACATCGTTGAACTCTTGCACAAGGACAAGCAGTTCAGTTCTCTGTGTGTGATCGGTGCCGTGGTGGACAGCGCCCCGGGGAGCGGGAACGTGCGAGGGGCCCTGCGTGCACTGACGGCTACTTTAGGGCCCAAAATCAGCCCGCCCTTAAAGTACGTCCTCCTGGCACTTTTTGCAGTCAGCGTCTTCCTCCTGCGAGTCCTGTTGTACCCCTTGACCAAGTACGTGCACAAGAACCACTACGACGCCGTGCGGGACGCTCCGCCCGCCTGGCCTCATTTCCACCTGTACTCCCGAGCCGACCAGGTGATCCGGCACCGGGACATCGAGCTCTTCATGGAGACGCTGAAGAAGAAAGGCGTCGCCGTGGATGGTTTTGATTTCGTCTCCACCCAGCACGTCAGTCATTTCCGGGATTTTCCTCAACAGTACACACTCAAGTGCCGCAGTTTCCTGCTTGCTTGCATGAAGGACTTGAAGGGACCGTAA